The genomic region AAGAGTGACGCGTGTCCGGAATCATCGATTGGATTGTCAACCTCATGGATGCCCTCGGCGCCCCTGGCGTCGGCATCGCGATCCTGCTGGAGAACCTCTTCCCGCCAATCCCCTCGGAGGTCGTGCTGCCGCTGGGCGGCTTCACCGTCGCGCAGGGTTCCCTGAACTTCGTGTCGGTGTTCATCTGGGCGACCATTGGTTCCGTCGTCGGCGCGTACATGCTCTATGGCCTGGGTGCGTGGTTGGGCGCCGACCGCCTGCGCGCCATCGCGGATTGGATGTGGCTGGTCAAGGCCTCCGACGTGGATAAAGCTCTGGAGTGGTTCGACCGTTACGGCAAGCCGTCGATCTTCTTCGGGCGTCTCATCCCCGGCGTGCGCTCGCTGATCTCCATTCCCGCCGGCCTCGACCGAATGAACCTGCTCACTTTCGGCCTGTGGACCACCCTGGGCTCCGGCATTTGGAACTTCATCCTGATCTACCTCGGTTTCAAGCTCGGTGAGAACTGGGACGTTGTCGAGCGCTACGTCGACCAATACTCCAAGGTCGTCTACGTCCTGCTCATCCTCATCATCCTAGGCTTTTTGGTCTTCTTCATCCGCCGCGCCATTCGTGAGCGCAACGAGACCGCACCGCAGGCGTAGGGGTTCACGGGTCCCTTGCGGAAAAGTTGACAAACTGGATTTCCGTCTAGCAACGTAACCGCAGGTCACGGCGTTTTAGTCGTTTGAGCACGGTCCCGCTGTGTCAACTTTTCCGCACGGCGCGTTCTGGCCAGCCCTCTGGCTCTGGCTGGCAGGTGGGGCACCACCAGATCACGCGCTCTAGGTCACCCGCACCGCCGAGGAATCCGTTTTTGATCAAGGTGGCGCAGCGCCGGCAGGGCTTGTTGTTTCGGCCGAAGACGTAAGCCGTCTCCCCGGCCCGTTTCACCCCGGTGGAGACGCGTTTGACCTCCTCTTTGTTCGTCCACATGAGGCGGCGGGAGATATCGATGATCGACCGAACCTTCTCCTCCCCCAACTCCCCAACGGTGCGGGCGGGGTGGACGCCGGCGAGGAAGCAGATCTCGGCGCGGTATTCGTTGCCAATTCCCGCGACACGGTATTGGTCCATCAGCGCGCGCCCGATCTCTCTTTCCGGTGCGGCGAGAATGCGTCGATAAGCCTCCGCAGAATCGAAGTCTTCCGCGAGCATGTCTGGGCCGAGATAGCCCATCTCTTCCTCGTACGCGACGGCAGGGAAGACGTCGACAAGACCGAGGGAATGGCCGACCAGCTCGATATCGCCGGCCGCATCCGCAAGCTGGAGCACGACTCGAGCTGTGTGACCAGGCTTCTTCCAGCGACTGCCCGCGCGGTGAACGGACCAGGTTCCCTCCATCTTGAGGTGGGTGTGCAGTATCTCGGGCTCGTAGCCGTCCGCGCCGAACTGCATGAACAAGTGCTTACCGTAGGGCCAGACGCGCTCGACGGTCATGCCGGTGAAGTCGACGGTGGCAAAGCGGGGAACGCGCAGAGAGCACTTGGTCACCTCGCGGCCGGTCATGAACTGCAGCCGTTTGGACAGCTGGTAGACGGAATCACCCTCGGGCATCTGTGTCCTCCTCGTCAGACGGGTCGTCGAAGCTGAGGTCGTCCAGCTCCATCGACTTGATCGCGTCGGTCACCGTCCGGCCACGGCGCTTCGGCGAAGCAACCGTTCTGCCGCCGATCTTCGCGCCCTTCGGTGAACCGGCCGCACCGTACTCTTTCAGGGTGAACGCGGGCCCGCCGTTGAGCTTTTCGACGGTCAACGGCGTCATCCGCCCCTGCCCCACAACATCGGCGAGCGCCCCGACGACCATGCGTAGAAGCTCCGCGTCCCTTTCGCCGTGAGCGACGACCCCTTCGGGGAAGCCGTCGAAAAAAGTGGTCATGGTCTTGCCGCCACGGGTGATGTGGGCGGCGAGGAGGCCGTCGATAAGCACGACGAGCGCGCCGGCAGTCCGTGTCGGCCCTGACTCGGGCCACGGTAACGCTGCGCCGTAGGGGTTCGCGGGGTCGGTGGCGGCAAGCACGTAGACCTTCGGTTCCTTGGTGCCGGACGGCCAGCCGACGAGGTCATCTGAGTCCTGGTGCCCGCGCAAACGGTCGATCGTGGCTGGCGTGGAGAATTGCGCGGCGCCGAGCCCTTCGACGAGGTAGCCGCGCATGGCTTTGCCGGACTCCTCGAAACCGGAGAGCGTCTTATAGGCCAGGGCGAAACCGCCGGGGATGTCCTCGGAGACGATGCTGCCGCGGGTGACCACGCCGTAACGGTCAAGCCACGCTTCACCGTGCGCCAGCGAACGTTGCGTCGGATCAGTGTCAGGCGTTGGTGTCGCAGCCCAGCGCCCGGTCATGTCCGGCGGAGTCACGGTGGTGAAGGTGGTGCGCCCAGAGCGGATTCTGCTTCTCGACGGCCGCCGCTTCGCCCTGTGCGCCGTCTTCCCATGCTTACCGCCGGCGAGGCGAGCACGGATCGGAGCGAACGAGTCAGGTGCGATCAGACCCGCCTCGACGAGATCCCACACGGACTCGCGGAGCTCGTCGGTGGTCGCGCTGCGCGCACCACCGACACCATCCAACAAGTCAGTGAACAGGTAGCCGCCGCCGGCGCGGATCTTGTCCATCACCTGCTGCTGGGTGAGACTGAGCAAGGGTTCTTCCGGGATCGGCATGAGTTGGGCGGCGTAGTCGGCGGGCAGCAGCATGATCCACGGGTCGCGTGCGCCGGCCTTGCCAGCCCCGACGATGACGACTTCGCCGCCCAGCGTCAGCTCATCGAGCATCTCCGGGGAGTAGTCGCCCACGCGCGACGGGAGGATCATGGACTCCCACGCGCTGGCAGGAAGGCGGACGCCAGCGAGCTGCTCAATGACCGAATACACGCCGTCCGCACCGCGCAACGGCGGCCGCGTGCCGGCAGGGGCGATGTTGAGCCAGGCCGGCATGAACCGGCCGAGCGCCGATTGTGAGACCGGGCGAGTCTGCGCGCGGGCAGCGGCGAGCGACCGGGTGCGCACGATGCGCAGAACCTCGGCGGCCATGTACTCCTGCTCGTCAACACCCTGGCGGTAGCGGCCTTCAATGACCTTGTCGGCGTCAACCAGCGGGGTCAACGCCGTGTAGGCCGCACCGACCGACAGGCCGAATGCCTCAGCCAGGTCGCGGAGCGTGAACGGCCCGCGCGTGCGCACCCAGCGGCTCACCAACTGGTTCAGCGCGTCCGGGATGGTGGCCACTTGGGCGGGAATGCCGGGAGGGATCGGCACGCCGAGCCCGTCGCGAAGCAATGGCGCATCGAGTGATTGCGCCAGATGCTCGCGGCCGCCGATGCGGACCACCATGACTCGCTTTGTCAGGCTCTTTTCGAGACCTGACAAAGGAACCGAGGTATAAGTGGTCAATTCATCCAGAGGGATGGGGCCCACGATCCGCAGCGTGTCCGCGAACTGCTCGGAGGTGTCCGCCTTACCGACGCGACGAAGGGAGGCATCGACCTCTGCGATGACATCAGCGTCGAGAAGCTCGCGCAGCTCCACGGTGCCCAGCAATTTAGCTAGCAGCGACGGGTCGAGCGAGAGGGCCGCGGCGCGCTTTTCCGCCAGCGGGGTGTCGCCTTCGTACATGAACGCGCCGGTGTAGTTGAACAGCAACGACGAGGCGAAGGGGCTCGGCTGATCCGTGGTCACCTCAGCGACGCGGATGCGGCGGGTAGCCAGCTGGCGCATCACGTCCTGCAGCGCCGGCAAATCGTAGACATCCTGCAAACACTCGCGGACTGTCTCGAGGATGATCGGGAAGGACGGGTAGTTGCGGGCGACGTCAAGAAGCTGCTCGGCGCGTTGGCGCTGCTGCCACAAAGGCGCGCGCTTGCCCGGATTGCGGCGCGGAAGAAGCAGCGCGCGGGCGGCGCACTCGCGGAACCGGGAGGCGAAGAGCGCTGAGTTGCCCACCTGCTCAGTCACGATGTCCGCGATCTCGTCTGCGTCGAAGCCGAACACTGACGCATCCGGCTCCTTCTCGCCCTGCGGCAGGCGCAGCACAATGCCGTCATCACCCGCGACAGCCTGGGCATCCATACCGGTCTCCTGCGCCACGCGCCACCCCGTCGCCAACGCCCACGCGGCATTGACCCCTTTGCCGAACGGGGTGTGCAGCACGACCCGCCAGTCCCCCACCTCATCCGTGAAGCGTTCGAGGACCAGCGTTTTCTCATCAGGGATGATGCCAGTCGCTTCCTCCTGCTCGTCGAGGTATTTCAGGAGGTTGTCGCGGGCGTACGCATCCAGGCTCGGGTCGATCTCACCGCCGCTTTTCGCTTCTCGACGAAACTCGCCAAGCGCAAGACCCAATTCATACGGCCGGCCCAAACTGTCGCCGGACCAGAACGGCAAGCGGCCGGTGTGGCCCGGCGCGGGGCTGACCTGGACCTGATCGCGCGTGATGTTCTCAATCCGCCAACTGGATGCGCCGAGTGTGAACACGTCTCCGACGCGGGATTCATAGACCATCTCCTCGTCGAGCTCCCCGACGCGGCGCGGTCCTCTTCCTCCGTCTTGATCGCTTGCGATCAAGAACACGCCGAACATACCGCGGTCTGGAATCGTGCCGGCGTTCGTGACAGCGACGCGTTGGGCTCCTGGGCGGGCTTTCAGGGTGGTGCCGTCGAGGATCGCGCGGGGACGCAATTCCGCGAAGTCGGTGGATGGATAGACGCCGACAACGAGGTCAATGACCGCGTCGAAAACTTCGCGGGCCAGGTCACGGTACGGCCAGGCGCGGGTGACGGTCTCGTACCAGTCGTCGACTTCGAGGTCCTCCACCGCGACAGCGGCGACGGTCTGCTGTGCGAGCACGTCAAGCGGGCTTTTCGGGGTGTGCAGCTCCTCGATCAGGCCCTCACGCATACGGGGCACGGTGACCGCTGTTTGGACGAGATCGGAACGGTGCTTTGGGTAGAACGAGCCCTCTGACACGGCTCCGACGGAGTGCCCGGCG from Corynebacterium genitalium ATCC 33030 harbors:
- a CDS encoding DNA-formamidopyrimidine glycosylase family protein — encoded protein: MPEGDSVYQLSKRLQFMTGREVTKCSLRVPRFATVDFTGMTVERVWPYGKHLFMQFGADGYEPEILHTHLKMEGTWSVHRAGSRWKKPGHTARVVLQLADAAGDIELVGHSLGLVDVFPAVAYEEEMGYLGPDMLAEDFDSAEAYRRILAAPEREIGRALMDQYRVAGIGNEYRAEICFLAGVHPARTVGELGEEKVRSIIDISRRLMWTNKEEVKRVSTGVKRAGETAYVFGRNNKPCRRCATLIKNGFLGGAGDLERVIWWCPTCQPEPEGWPERAVRKS
- a CDS encoding ATP-dependent helicase, whose amino-acid sequence is MPANVLDRFHPQVATWFEEVFAGPTAVQDQAWRSISEGENTLVVAPTGSGKTLAAFLWSLNQMVGRAGQQSLHFTENAASQRSTEGTRDGVRVLYISPLKALGVDVENNLRAPLTGIARVAQRMGLDMPDVSVAVRSGDTPQSERNRQARKPPDILITTPESLYLMLTSKSAGILKTVDTVIIDEIHALAGTKRGVHLALSLERLRRLAGNFQRIGLSATVRPLDAVANFLGERTTIVNPPAEKKWKLDVHVPVEDMSDLPVPEEGSPIGDAVIDVTPTAEDVIDFDLAPPPTPGQSSIWPHIEAQLYREIMAHRSTIVFVNARRTAERLTSRLNEIWAAEHDPEALSPELRRPPAQLMKATDLAGKAAPVIARAHHGSVSKEERVTTETALKEGTLKAVVSTSSLELGIDMGAVDLVVQVESPPSVASGLQRVGRAGHSVGAVSEGSFYPKHRSDLVQTAVTVPRMREGLIEELHTPKSPLDVLAQQTVAAVAVEDLEVDDWYETVTRAWPYRDLAREVFDAVIDLVVGVYPSTDFAELRPRAILDGTTLKARPGAQRVAVTNAGTIPDRGMFGVFLIASDQDGGRGPRRVGELDEEMVYESRVGDVFTLGASSWRIENITRDQVQVSPAPGHTGRLPFWSGDSLGRPYELGLALGEFRREAKSGGEIDPSLDAYARDNLLKYLDEQEEATGIIPDEKTLVLERFTDEVGDWRVVLHTPFGKGVNAAWALATGWRVAQETGMDAQAVAGDDGIVLRLPQGEKEPDASVFGFDADEIADIVTEQVGNSALFASRFRECAARALLLPRRNPGKRAPLWQQRQRAEQLLDVARNYPSFPIILETVRECLQDVYDLPALQDVMRQLATRRIRVAEVTTDQPSPFASSLLFNYTGAFMYEGDTPLAEKRAAALSLDPSLLAKLLGTVELRELLDADVIAEVDASLRRVGKADTSEQFADTLRIVGPIPLDELTTYTSVPLSGLEKSLTKRVMVVRIGGREHLAQSLDAPLLRDGLGVPIPPGIPAQVATIPDALNQLVSRWVRTRGPFTLRDLAEAFGLSVGAAYTALTPLVDADKVIEGRYRQGVDEQEYMAAEVLRIVRTRSLAAARAQTRPVSQSALGRFMPAWLNIAPAGTRPPLRGADGVYSVIEQLAGVRLPASAWESMILPSRVGDYSPEMLDELTLGGEVVIVGAGKAGARDPWIMLLPADYAAQLMPIPEEPLLSLTQQQVMDKIRAGGGYLFTDLLDGVGGARSATTDELRESVWDLVEAGLIAPDSFAPIRARLAGGKHGKTAHRAKRRPSRSRIRSGRTTFTTVTPPDMTGRWAATPTPDTDPTQRSLAHGEAWLDRYGVVTRGSIVSEDIPGGFALAYKTLSGFEESGKAMRGYLVEGLGAAQFSTPATIDRLRGHQDSDDLVGWPSGTKEPKVYVLAATDPANPYGAALPWPESGPTRTAGALVVLIDGLLAAHITRGGKTMTTFFDGFPEGVVAHGERDAELLRMVVGALADVVGQGRMTPLTVEKLNGGPAFTLKEYGAAGSPKGAKIGGRTVASPKRRGRTVTDAIKSMELDDLSFDDPSDEEDTDARG
- a CDS encoding DedA family protein: MSGIIDWIVNLMDALGAPGVGIAILLENLFPPIPSEVVLPLGGFTVAQGSLNFVSVFIWATIGSVVGAYMLYGLGAWLGADRLRAIADWMWLVKASDVDKALEWFDRYGKPSIFFGRLIPGVRSLISIPAGLDRMNLLTFGLWTTLGSGIWNFILIYLGFKLGENWDVVERYVDQYSKVVYVLLILIILGFLVFFIRRAIRERNETAPQA